One genomic segment of Aquipluma nitroreducens includes these proteins:
- a CDS encoding SIR2 family NAD-dependent protein deacylase has translation MKKLVILSGAGMSQESGIRTFRDMDGLWEEYDVTEVATPEAWAKNPMLVMKFYNDRRKQLYEAVPNAGHLGLVDLEKDFEVHIITQNIDDLHERAGSSSVLHLHGELKKARSSVDESLIYDIDGWELKFGQKCAKGSQLRPHIVWFGEAVPAMDDAIPIVESADILVVIGTSLNVYPAAGLVNYAKRETPIFVIDPERPSVFIRNVTYIQEKAGKGVEILKEKLKELV, from the coding sequence ATGAAAAAATTGGTTATCCTTTCAGGAGCCGGAATGAGCCAGGAAAGCGGAATCCGAACATTCCGGGACATGGACGGTTTGTGGGAAGAGTATGATGTAACAGAGGTTGCTACTCCCGAAGCCTGGGCGAAAAACCCGATGCTGGTGATGAAATTTTACAACGACCGCCGGAAGCAATTGTACGAAGCAGTTCCCAATGCTGGTCATCTTGGGCTAGTCGATCTGGAAAAAGATTTTGAAGTTCACATTATTACCCAAAACATTGACGATCTGCACGAAAGGGCTGGAAGTTCATCGGTTTTGCATTTGCATGGCGAACTCAAAAAAGCACGCAGTTCGGTCGACGAATCGTTAATTTATGATATTGATGGCTGGGAACTGAAATTTGGACAAAAGTGCGCCAAAGGAAGCCAGCTTCGCCCCCACATTGTTTGGTTTGGTGAAGCAGTTCCGGCCATGGACGATGCCATTCCAATTGTTGAATCGGCAGACATTCTGGTAGTCATTGGCACTTCACTGAATGTTTATCCGGCAGCCGGGTTGGTCAATTACGCGAAAAGAGAAACTCCTATTTTTGTAATCGACCCGGAACGTCCTTCGGTCTTTATTCGGAATGTGACCTATATTCAGGAAAAAGCAGGTAAAGGAGTTGAAATCCTGAAAGAAAAATTAAAGGAACTGGTATGA
- a CDS encoding metallophosphoesterase, with translation MFNSYLWLKQIDLIMPEKWSLSRRKFIGIAGTTVAGLMFPPNVFAKIDAKPIIRFGMISDIHYADREPAGNRFYRQSLSKVKDAVDEMNRQKVDFMIELGDFKDQDVVPNEANTLKYLADIEAVFRKFNGPTYHVLGNHDTDGISKQQFLERVENTGIPNTESYYSFTQKGIHFVVLDGDFTKEGKAYDHGNFTWDNASIPAEEMDWLKADLKWNKLPVIVFIHQMLDESKDVKQAVENAVEVRQILEQAGNILCVIQGHVHEERYNLINGIHYYSVNAVVDGDGPENSACMIVDVYNNGSLKIEGFLRATDREIKN, from the coding sequence ATGTTTAATTCTTATCTTTGGTTGAAACAAATCGATCTGATTATGCCTGAAAAATGGTCTCTTTCAAGAAGAAAATTCATCGGAATTGCAGGAACTACAGTTGCCGGATTAATGTTTCCGCCAAACGTATTTGCGAAAATTGATGCAAAGCCAATCATCAGATTTGGAATGATCTCGGATATACATTATGCCGACCGGGAACCTGCTGGAAATCGTTTTTATCGACAGTCGCTATCAAAAGTGAAAGATGCTGTTGATGAAATGAATCGTCAAAAAGTTGATTTTATGATCGAACTTGGCGATTTTAAAGATCAGGATGTAGTTCCGAATGAAGCCAATACACTGAAATACCTTGCTGACATTGAAGCGGTTTTCCGTAAGTTTAATGGCCCGACTTACCACGTCTTGGGAAATCACGACACCGATGGAATTTCGAAGCAACAATTTCTGGAAAGAGTTGAAAATACAGGTATTCCGAATACCGAAAGCTATTATTCGTTTACCCAGAAAGGAATTCATTTTGTGGTTTTGGACGGAGACTTCACCAAAGAAGGGAAAGCCTACGATCATGGAAATTTCACATGGGACAACGCCAGCATTCCGGCAGAAGAGATGGATTGGCTCAAAGCTGATCTGAAATGGAATAAACTTCCGGTTATTGTTTTTATCCATCAGATGCTCGACGAATCGAAAGATGTGAAACAAGCTGTGGAAAATGCGGTGGAAGTCCGACAGATTTTGGAGCAAGCAGGAAATATCCTTTGTGTAATTCAGGGACATGTTCACGAGGAAAGATACAATCTGATTAATGGAATTCATTATTATTCGGTGAATGCAGTAGTTGATGGCGATGGACCTGAAAATAGTGCTTGCATGATTGTGGATGTATATAACAACGGTAGTTTGAAAATTGAAGGCTTTCTCCGAGCCACTGATCGCGAAATAAAAAACTGA
- a CDS encoding porin family protein, which translates to MKQFYLIVLLLTIVSLSGFSQRFEGGVLVGLNASQVDGDNYSGYHKPGVALGGFVQTNLSRTVYAGMELKFAQKGSRNIDSLATDGQIKYIMRLNYVDLPVYLGIRTSERISLLVGMSPGYLISGREYNDYGKLTEQDQKAFSEFDLQGLLGFRFQFTKRLFVDLRGAYSVLPIRKQKGDPLWYWKSNQFNNLLSTTVLYRLDF; encoded by the coding sequence ATGAAGCAGTTTTATCTCATCGTTTTGCTGCTGACAATCGTCAGTTTAAGTGGATTTTCACAACGGTTTGAAGGAGGCGTGCTTGTCGGACTTAATGCCTCGCAGGTTGATGGCGATAATTATAGCGGGTACCACAAACCAGGCGTGGCTCTGGGTGGATTTGTTCAAACAAACCTTTCGCGCACGGTTTATGCCGGAATGGAACTCAAATTCGCACAAAAAGGTAGCCGGAACATCGATTCACTGGCGACTGACGGGCAGATCAAATATATCATGCGGTTGAATTATGTAGATCTTCCCGTTTACCTTGGGATTCGCACCAGTGAGCGAATATCCCTTCTGGTTGGTATGTCGCCAGGCTATCTGATTAGTGGACGCGAATACAACGACTACGGAAAATTGACCGAACAAGACCAGAAAGCGTTCAGTGAATTCGATCTTCAGGGATTATTGGGTTTTCGGTTCCAGTTTACGAAGCGGCTTTTTGTTGATTTGCGTGGAGCTTATTCTGTTTTACCTATCCGCAAACAGAAAGGCGATCCGCTATGGTATTGGAAAAGCAACCAGTTCAATAATTTGCTAAGTACGACAGTTTTGTACCGACTTGATTTCTAA
- a CDS encoding NUDIX hydrolase — protein MSNTTIQTLTFIFDNTTDHILLHQIAEDGPLKRKHSGIKGNIGLLEDMRDAAIRSIQETSGLEVSEAVLRGVVKAIQATTGSSTVYMVYESAKFPENWRTSFRDASNGSIFWIFSIYKWRALFRKLCPTFSTVKVSLMEQFIWVVRMRSLVPTSGFVIQSDRRIRGISTFKFLHLHQ, from the coding sequence ATGAGCAATACAACCATCCAAACACTGACGTTTATTTTTGACAATACAACCGATCATATTCTTTTGCATCAGATTGCCGAAGATGGTCCGTTGAAACGAAAACATTCAGGAATAAAAGGCAACATTGGGTTGTTGGAAGACATGCGCGATGCAGCTATCCGGAGTATTCAGGAAACAAGCGGACTCGAAGTTTCGGAAGCTGTTTTGCGCGGAGTGGTCAAAGCCATTCAGGCAACAACAGGCTCTTCAACCGTTTATATGGTTTACGAATCAGCCAAATTTCCGGAGAATTGGAGAACAAGCTTTCGGGACGCCTCAAATGGGTCGATATTCTGGATATTTTCAATTTACAAATGGAGAGCCTTGTTCAGGAAATTATGCCCAACCTTCTCGACGGTGAAAGTTTCTTTGATGGAACAGTTCATCTGGGTAGTCAGGATGAGATCATTAGTTCCGACATCCGGATTTGTAATACAATCTGATCGAAGAATCAGGGGAATTTCAACCTTTAAATTTTTACATTTGCATCAATGA